The following proteins are co-located in the Pedobacter sp. FW305-3-2-15-E-R2A2 genome:
- a CDS encoding glycine--tRNA ligase, which produces MAKNTNDEQFKNVISHAKEYGFVFQSSEIYDGLSAVYDYGQLGAELKNNIKTYWWKSMVQMHENIVGIDSAIFMHPKVWKASGHVDGFNDPMIDNKDSKKRYRADQLLEDKIARYEKDGKTEKAAKLQADMDEALQAEDLPRLKLLIEEHEIACPVSGTKNWTEVRQFNLMFSTQFGAMAEGSDEVYLRPETAQGIFVNFLNVQKSGRMKIPFGIAQIGKAFRNEVIARQFIMRMREFEQMEMQFFVRPGEDAKWFAYWKEARLKWHQALGTPAEKYRYHDHVKLAHYANAATDIEFEFPFGFKEVEGIHSRTDFDLTQHQKFSNKKMQYFDAELNEEGKPYGNYIPYVIETSIGLDRMFLLTMINAFEEQDLSDGEKQDSRTLLRLHPCLAPVKVAIFPLTKKDGLPEKAREIMNSLKLDFNCIYEEKDAIGKRYRRQDAIGTPFCLTIDHQTLEDDTVTIRHRDTMEQQRIHIKDLESLISSKVSWKNLLQ; this is translated from the coding sequence ATGGCAAAGAATACTAACGACGAACAATTTAAAAATGTAATATCACACGCCAAGGAATACGGTTTTGTATTTCAAAGCAGCGAAATTTATGATGGACTAAGTGCTGTATATGATTACGGACAACTAGGTGCTGAATTAAAGAACAACATTAAAACTTATTGGTGGAAATCCATGGTTCAGATGCATGAGAACATTGTAGGAATAGATTCTGCAATCTTTATGCACCCGAAAGTATGGAAAGCAAGCGGACACGTAGATGGATTTAACGATCCTATGATCGATAACAAAGACTCTAAAAAACGTTACCGTGCCGATCAGTTGTTAGAAGATAAAATTGCCCGCTACGAAAAAGACGGAAAAACAGAAAAGGCTGCAAAATTGCAGGCTGATATGGACGAAGCTTTACAGGCAGAAGACCTTCCACGTTTAAAATTATTAATCGAAGAGCATGAGATTGCCTGCCCGGTAAGCGGAACCAAAAACTGGACTGAAGTACGCCAGTTCAACCTGATGTTCAGCACTCAGTTTGGTGCTATGGCTGAAGGATCTGACGAAGTATACCTACGTCCGGAAACGGCACAAGGTATTTTTGTAAACTTCTTAAACGTACAGAAATCCGGAAGAATGAAAATTCCTTTCGGAATTGCACAAATTGGAAAAGCCTTCAGAAATGAAGTTATTGCCCGTCAGTTCATCATGAGAATGCGTGAATTCGAACAAATGGAAATGCAATTCTTTGTTCGTCCGGGTGAAGATGCCAAATGGTTTGCTTACTGGAAAGAAGCGCGTTTAAAATGGCACCAGGCCTTGGGTACTCCTGCAGAGAAATACCGTTACCATGACCATGTGAAACTGGCACATTACGCCAATGCTGCTACAGATATCGAATTTGAATTCCCTTTTGGATTTAAAGAAGTAGAAGGTATCCACAGCCGTACAGATTTTGACCTTACGCAACACCAGAAGTTCTCTAACAAAAAAATGCAATATTTTGATGCAGAACTGAATGAAGAAGGAAAACCTTATGGAAACTATATTCCTTATGTGATCGAAACTTCTATCGGTTTAGACCGCATGTTCCTCTTAACGATGATCAATGCTTTTGAAGAGCAGGACCTGAGCGATGGAGAAAAACAAGACAGCAGAACTTTGCTACGTTTACACCCTTGTTTAGCACCAGTAAAAGTTGCCATCTTCCCACTGACTAAAAAAGACGGTTTACCGGAAAAAGCAAGAGAAATCATGAACAGCTTAAAACTTGATTTCAACTGTATATACGAAGAAAAAGATGCGATCGGAAAACGTTACCGCAGACAGGATGCCATCGGTACTCCTTTCTGTCTGACGATAGATCACCAAACCCTGGAAGACGATACCGTAACCATCCGTCATCGCGATACCATGGAACAACAACGCATACACATTAAAGACCTGGAGTCTTTAATCTCAAGCAAAGTAAGCTGGAAAAACTTATTGCAATAA
- a CDS encoding glycerophosphodiester phosphodiesterase family protein: MKQFNLLLAGFLLLAVSCTSQTKNYISFGNAQELRDFLNRKTPGYPLISAHRGGPMKGFPENCIATFENAITYQPVVIEFDVALSKDSALVIMHDDKLDRTSNGTGFIRDHTYAELQKLHLKDNSGTLTSYKIPTLKEVLNWGKGKVLFTIDVKRGVPFAKIIEEVRKTKSESNSIIITYNDNQAVEVHKLAPDLMISVSAKYTNDLERLKSKGVPYDRMVAFVGTRGFDQKDFWALHQEGIPCIMGTMGNLDKRSMARKNTKYYYMYANSGADMISTDNLVMAGKELNQYRKDKKITSVHIKKVK; the protein is encoded by the coding sequence ATGAAACAATTTAATCTGCTTCTGGCAGGCTTTCTTTTGCTTGCCGTATCTTGTACCTCACAAACAAAAAATTATATTTCCTTTGGGAATGCTCAGGAGCTAAGAGACTTTTTAAACAGAAAAACACCTGGATATCCGTTGATTAGTGCACATAGAGGAGGCCCTATGAAGGGCTTTCCTGAAAACTGTATTGCCACTTTCGAAAATGCAATAACCTATCAGCCTGTTGTGATTGAGTTTGACGTTGCATTGAGCAAAGATTCTGCGTTGGTGATCATGCATGATGATAAATTGGACAGAACTAGTAATGGGACTGGCTTCATCAGGGATCATACCTATGCAGAATTGCAGAAACTGCATTTAAAAGACAATTCCGGAACCTTAACCTCTTATAAGATTCCTACTTTAAAAGAGGTCTTAAACTGGGGCAAAGGAAAAGTTCTGTTTACCATCGATGTGAAAAGAGGAGTCCCTTTCGCAAAAATTATCGAAGAAGTCCGTAAAACGAAATCTGAATCCAATTCAATCATCATTACTTACAATGATAACCAGGCGGTAGAAGTTCATAAACTGGCTCCGGACCTGATGATTTCTGTTTCAGCTAAATATACCAACGACCTGGAACGCTTAAAATCCAAGGGAGTTCCCTATGATAGAATGGTGGCTTTTGTTGGAACCAGGGGATTTGATCAAAAAGATTTTTGGGCCTTACATCAGGAAGGAATTCCCTGTATTATGGGAACAATGGGTAACTTAGACAAACGATCAATGGCCCGCAAAAACACTAAGTATTATTATATGTACGCCAATAGCGGAGCAGATATGATCTCTACAGATAACCTGGTGATGGCAGGAAAAGAACTGAACCAATATAGAAAGGATAAGAAGATAACTTCTGTACACATTAAAAAAGTAAAGTAA
- a CDS encoding ATP-binding cassette domain-containing protein: MSIQVSALAKHYGQQKAVDEISFEAKLGKILGFLGPNGAGKSTTMKMLTGYLKPTSGTAKLCGFDTQVDSIEVRRIMGYLPENTPLYTDMYVQEFLLFVANTYQLKDAALCVKETIEKVGLGPEQHKKIAMLSKGYRQRVGLAQAIIHHPKVLILDEPTSGLDPNQLTDIRELIKNLGKDKTVILSTHIMQEVEALCDEVIIINKGKIVANATITELKNEHQMTSLEDIFRKLTS; encoded by the coding sequence TTGAGTATACAGGTAAGCGCATTGGCCAAGCATTATGGTCAGCAGAAAGCAGTAGATGAAATTAGTTTCGAAGCTAAACTAGGAAAGATCTTAGGTTTTTTAGGTCCGAATGGTGCCGGGAAGTCAACTACCATGAAAATGCTGACGGGCTATTTGAAACCAACATCGGGTACAGCTAAGCTTTGTGGCTTTGATACCCAGGTGGATAGTATTGAAGTCAGGCGAATTATGGGTTATCTGCCTGAAAACACCCCGCTATATACAGATATGTATGTGCAGGAGTTTTTGCTGTTTGTCGCGAATACTTATCAATTGAAAGACGCCGCATTATGTGTAAAGGAAACCATCGAAAAGGTCGGGCTCGGTCCGGAACAGCATAAAAAGATTGCGATGTTGTCTAAAGGATACCGGCAAAGGGTAGGCCTGGCTCAGGCCATTATTCATCATCCGAAAGTATTGATCCTGGATGAACCCACTTCAGGACTCGATCCAAACCAGTTGACGGATATCAGAGAACTGATTAAAAACCTTGGTAAAGACAAAACGGTAATTCTTTCTACTCATATCATGCAGGAGGTAGAAGCACTCTGTGATGAGGTCATTATTATTAACAAAGGTAAAATTGTAGCTAATGCTACAATTACTGAACTTAAAAATGAACACCAAATGACTTCTTTAGAGGATATTTTCCGAAAACTGACCTCTTAA
- a CDS encoding outer membrane beta-barrel protein, which produces MKKLFLLTAIVGIFAFTNASAQKDAAMNGPKLGIGADFAFPMGDFGDISKFGVGGSLLYQHPVAPNLNLTASAGYLSFKYKDILGGGNSGFVPVKVGARYFVAENFYLNGELGASFGTGDFNDGTAFVYSPGVGVEFPVADKSSIDLGARYEGWSNNGTLSFIGLRAAFNFGL; this is translated from the coding sequence ATGAAAAAATTATTTTTACTAACAGCAATCGTAGGTATTTTTGCATTCACTAATGCTAGTGCACAGAAAGATGCAGCAATGAACGGCCCTAAGTTAGGTATAGGTGCTGATTTTGCATTCCCAATGGGAGATTTTGGTGATATATCCAAGTTTGGTGTTGGAGGATCGTTGTTGTATCAACATCCAGTTGCTCCAAATTTGAACTTAACGGCTAGTGCAGGTTATTTAAGCTTCAAGTATAAGGATATTCTTGGGGGTGGAAATTCTGGTTTTGTTCCTGTAAAGGTTGGTGCCAGATATTTTGTAGCTGAGAACTTTTATTTGAATGGAGAACTTGGTGCTTCATTTGGAACAGGTGATTTTAATGATGGAACTGCATTTGTTTATTCACCTGGAGTAGGAGTTGAATTCCCTGTAGCAGATAAATCTTCTATTGATTTAGGAGCCCGCTATGAAGGATGGTCTAACAATGGTACACTTTCATTCATCGGTCTGAGAGCTGCATTTAACTTCGGTTTGTAG
- a CDS encoding outer membrane beta-barrel protein, which translates to MKRCLLVFLSFTILIVAKAQTGDPAMEGPKFGIGADFAFPMGSFKDQTNYGVGGSLLYQHPVSKNLSITGNVGYLELKGKKTILNLKYSEGFIPVKAGARYFLAENIYGGAELGVSISTASGNGSGTSFIYVPAVGVAFPVSDKGIVDLGVRYESWTRSSSTRSFIGIRAGYNF; encoded by the coding sequence ATGAAAAGATGTCTCTTAGTTTTTCTCTCATTTACAATACTTATCGTTGCTAAAGCCCAAACCGGAGATCCCGCTATGGAAGGCCCAAAATTCGGGATTGGTGCTGACTTCGCCTTTCCTATGGGAAGTTTTAAAGACCAGACAAATTACGGAGTAGGGGGCTCTCTTTTATATCAGCATCCTGTTTCCAAAAACCTGAGTATTACCGGAAATGTGGGCTATCTGGAATTAAAAGGAAAGAAGACCATACTCAATCTCAAATACAGTGAAGGATTTATTCCGGTAAAGGCAGGAGCAAGGTATTTCCTTGCGGAAAATATATATGGTGGTGCTGAATTGGGTGTTTCTATTTCTACAGCCAGCGGAAACGGCTCAGGGACTTCATTTATTTATGTGCCAGCCGTTGGAGTAGCATTCCCTGTCTCTGATAAAGGAATTGTAGACTTAGGTGTCCGTTACGAAAGCTGGACGAGAAGTAGCAGTACCCGTTCTTTTATTGGCATTAGGGCGGGATATAATTTTTAA
- the gldF gene encoding gliding motility-associated ABC transporter permease subunit GldF produces the protein MYAVFKRELFSLLNSLMAYITIGVFLLAAGLLLWFFPDTSILEYGYAELSSFFNLAPFLFLFLIPAITMRSFAEERREGTYILLATRPITDWQIILAKYLACFVLVLFALIPTLIYCYAVSKLALPAGNIDTGAIIGSYIGLLLLGASFLAVGIFASSITKNQVVAFAIAVFLCFIAYSGLDAMSQIFGFRAIENILLSLSINEHYQSISRGVLDTRDLIYFLSFIMVFLGLTKLVIGGRKW, from the coding sequence ATGTACGCGGTATTTAAAAGGGAATTATTTAGCTTATTGAACTCCTTAATGGCTTATATTACCATTGGGGTTTTCCTGCTGGCTGCTGGCTTATTGTTGTGGTTTTTTCCGGATACTTCTATTCTGGAATACGGCTATGCCGAACTGAGCAGCTTTTTTAACCTTGCTCCTTTTTTATTCCTCTTTCTTATCCCTGCCATTACCATGCGTTCTTTTGCGGAAGAAAGGCGGGAAGGGACCTATATTTTGCTTGCTACAAGACCGATCACCGACTGGCAGATCATACTGGCCAAATACCTGGCTTGTTTCGTTCTGGTGCTCTTTGCATTAATCCCTACGCTGATCTACTGTTATGCGGTATCGAAGCTGGCCTTGCCTGCAGGGAATATTGATACCGGTGCAATTATAGGTTCTTATATTGGCTTACTGCTATTGGGAGCTTCCTTTCTCGCTGTCGGAATTTTTGCCTCTTCGATAACAAAAAACCAGGTTGTAGCTTTTGCCATTGCCGTATTTCTCTGTTTCATCGCCTATAGCGGACTTGATGCCATGAGCCAGATTTTTGGTTTCCGTGCCATCGAAAATATCCTGCTGAGCCTGAGTATAAACGAACATTATCAATCCATCAGCAGGGGCGTACTGGATACCCGTGATCTGATTTATTTTCTCAGTTTCATTATGGTATTCCTGGGGCTGACTAAACTTGTGATCGGAGGGCGAAAATGGTAG
- the gldG gene encoding gliding motility-associated ABC transporter substrate-binding protein GldG translates to MVGNKQKLLGIFAFAMGLILINVLAQYVYTRIDFTKEKRFTLTQKSKTILGKINQPITITVFLDGDLPAPFKRLRNATRDLLADYKAYGGKEIKVIFRDPISGLSVAEQDTVINNLYQSGIEPTTVNIKNDAGFAQKMVFPMAMLEAGSHQLPLRLLQNLNAAGSYEENINNSIQNLEYLFTGAIQKVLSNEHPRIGFTEGNGELSDLSLNDAINSLSESYEVGRVNLNTIDAAGLDKLKVLIIAKPQQEFTEAEKYKINYFVMKGGRVVWTIDQVSADLDSLKGSGEQLAFNKKLNIDDMLFMYGARVNYNLIADANCVEIPLSMGQQGQIELAPWVYYPLLMPDTAHHLVKNIDAVRSEFSSTVDTIGVKGLKKTVILHSSPFNKIFNVPKLLSLQMVAEQPDPRDYASVPQSLGVLIEGTFPSVFLNRAVPAGITGNYLVPPQSKPTKMIVIGDGDVFKNQLSSKDGSAFPLGFDRYTQKSYGNKALLLNISDYLSNDDNLITLRNKEVKIRLLDKVRLRTEKLQWQLINMALPLLLLISFAIFQHYYRKHKYAR, encoded by the coding sequence ATGGTAGGCAACAAACAGAAACTACTGGGCATCTTCGCTTTTGCGATGGGTTTAATCCTGATCAATGTTCTTGCGCAATACGTATATACCAGAATCGATTTCACCAAAGAAAAGCGATTTACGCTAACACAGAAATCAAAGACCATCCTCGGGAAGATCAATCAGCCAATTACGATTACTGTATTTTTAGATGGTGACCTGCCTGCTCCTTTTAAACGGCTTAGAAATGCAACCAGAGATCTGCTTGCCGATTATAAAGCCTACGGAGGAAAAGAAATAAAAGTGATTTTCAGAGATCCGATTTCCGGACTTTCCGTAGCAGAACAGGATACGGTGATCAATAACTTATACCAGTCGGGCATTGAACCTACTACTGTCAACATTAAAAATGACGCCGGTTTTGCACAAAAAATGGTTTTTCCAATGGCGATGCTGGAGGCCGGGAGTCATCAGCTTCCGCTAAGGTTATTACAAAACCTGAATGCCGCAGGAAGCTACGAGGAAAACATCAACAATTCGATTCAGAACCTGGAATATCTGTTTACCGGTGCGATTCAGAAAGTGTTGAGCAATGAACACCCCAGAATCGGTTTTACGGAAGGCAATGGAGAATTATCGGATCTGTCTTTAAATGATGCCATCAACAGCCTTTCAGAAAGTTATGAAGTAGGGCGGGTAAACCTGAATACGATTGATGCTGCGGGGCTGGATAAATTGAAAGTGCTGATCATTGCAAAACCACAGCAGGAATTTACGGAGGCCGAAAAATACAAGATCAACTATTTTGTCATGAAAGGGGGGCGGGTAGTCTGGACGATAGACCAGGTGAGCGCCGATCTGGACAGTCTGAAGGGATCGGGCGAGCAACTGGCTTTCAATAAAAAACTAAACATAGACGACATGTTGTTTATGTATGGTGCCCGTGTAAATTACAACCTGATCGCAGATGCGAATTGTGTAGAGATTCCCTTAAGCATGGGACAACAGGGACAAATAGAACTGGCACCATGGGTGTATTACCCATTGCTAATGCCGGATACGGCACATCACCTGGTCAAGAACATCGATGCCGTAAGAAGTGAATTTAGCAGTACTGTGGATACCATCGGGGTAAAGGGACTGAAAAAGACGGTGATTTTACATTCTTCTCCATTTAATAAGATTTTTAATGTGCCGAAATTGCTTTCTCTGCAAATGGTCGCTGAACAACCCGATCCGCGGGATTATGCCAGTGTACCGCAAAGTCTTGGGGTATTAATTGAAGGAACTTTCCCTTCTGTATTCCTGAACCGCGCAGTTCCGGCAGGCATCACCGGAAATTATCTGGTTCCTCCGCAAAGTAAGCCTACCAAAATGATTGTCATTGGTGATGGTGATGTCTTCAAAAATCAGCTGAGTAGTAAAGATGGTTCTGCATTTCCCTTAGGTTTCGACAGATATACCCAAAAAAGCTACGGAAATAAAGCATTGTTGTTAAATATTTCAGATTACCTGTCAAATGATGATAATTTAATTACTTTGCGTAATAAGGAGGTTAAGATCAGGTTATTGGATAAAGTACGTCTGCGTACAGAAAAGCTGCAATGGCAATTGATCAATATGGCTTTGCCTTTATTATTGTTAATATCGTTCGCAATTTTTCAACATTATTACCGTAAGCATAAGTATGCAAGGTAA
- the dnaN gene encoding DNA polymerase III subunit beta, which translates to MRFIVSTSTLLKHLQTVNGASSSSTVLPILENFLFEIKDGSLTISATDLQTSMTTSLPVESKEGGKVAVPAKILLDTLKTLPDQPISFNIDDNTFSIEISAGDGKYKLSGENGDDFPKIPTVENASSVNLPASVLTEAITKTIFAVSSDELRPAMTGVYCQLSEQHITFVATDAHKLVRYRRMDSKGDKASSFILPKKALTLLKAALPSTDANVSVDYNATSAFFKFENINLVCRLIDERYPDYEAVIPANNPNKLIIDRALFLNTLRRVVIFANKTTHQVRLKINGSELNISSEDLDFANEAHERLSCQYEGEDLEIGFNARFLIEMLSNLSGEEVTLELSTPNRAGLLIPQTNDENEDVLMLVMPVMLNNYN; encoded by the coding sequence ATGAGATTTATTGTATCCACATCAACGTTATTAAAACATTTGCAAACAGTAAACGGTGCGTCGAGCAGTAGTACTGTATTGCCAATACTGGAAAATTTCCTCTTTGAGATTAAAGACGGAAGTTTAACCATATCTGCCACTGATTTACAAACCAGCATGACCACCTCCTTACCGGTGGAGTCTAAAGAAGGCGGAAAAGTAGCTGTGCCGGCAAAAATACTTTTAGACACTTTAAAAACACTTCCTGATCAGCCGATCTCTTTCAATATCGATGACAATACCTTTTCTATTGAAATCAGCGCCGGTGATGGTAAGTATAAGTTAAGTGGAGAAAATGGCGATGATTTTCCTAAAATCCCAACGGTAGAAAATGCTTCTTCTGTAAATTTACCTGCTTCGGTATTAACGGAAGCAATCACCAAAACTATTTTTGCAGTGAGCAGTGATGAGTTGCGCCCGGCAATGACGGGTGTGTACTGCCAGCTTTCTGAACAACACATTACTTTTGTGGCTACTGATGCACACAAACTGGTAAGATATAGAAGAATGGACAGCAAAGGAGATAAAGCTTCTTCTTTCATCCTTCCTAAAAAAGCATTGACCTTATTGAAAGCAGCACTTCCTTCTACTGATGCGAATGTTTCTGTAGATTACAATGCTACAAGTGCTTTCTTTAAATTTGAAAACATCAACCTGGTTTGTCGCCTAATCGATGAGCGCTATCCTGATTATGAAGCAGTAATTCCTGCGAATAACCCGAATAAACTGATCATTGACCGTGCATTGTTCTTAAATACCTTGCGTAGGGTGGTTATTTTCGCAAATAAAACCACACATCAGGTGCGTTTAAAAATCAATGGCAGTGAATTGAACATCTCTTCTGAGGATTTAGATTTCGCCAATGAAGCACATGAGCGTCTAAGCTGTCAATATGAAGGTGAAGATTTGGAAATCGGTTTCAACGCGCGTTTCTTAATCGAGATGTTGAGCAACCTGAGTGGAGAAGAAGTGACATTGGAACTTTCTACACCTAACCGCGCAGGATTACTGATCCCACAAACAAACGACGAAAATGAAGACGTATTGATGTTGGTGATGCCGGTAATGCTGAATAACTATAACTAA
- a CDS encoding DUF4397 domain-containing protein: MEKKFSYPKSINLALTVICIGLVTLISSCLKEPKSVPVGEAKLRYVNAAYGSSAQSFYVNGKRFGEGVVNYGQASALFPVVSGTQSLTFADEATSEPTAGINGTLAIDGSYSIFLYKNSENKAELLGIGDNLTAPNTGKAKVRFIHLNGFLNNSISIKTGTGTDLATAIPFANSTNYFQVDPGTKFIASGTGVTTNPEIDLGILSGKIYTIWLSGSAATELKAYSFTAN; encoded by the coding sequence ATGGAAAAAAAGTTCTCTTACCCAAAAAGCATTAATTTAGCCCTGACCGTCATTTGTATTGGACTGGTAACCCTAATCAGCTCTTGCCTGAAGGAACCTAAGTCTGTTCCTGTTGGAGAAGCAAAATTGAGGTATGTCAATGCCGCATATGGTTCTTCGGCACAGTCTTTTTATGTGAATGGTAAACGGTTTGGAGAGGGAGTTGTCAATTATGGACAGGCTTCTGCTTTATTTCCGGTAGTCTCAGGAACACAATCCCTGACCTTTGCTGATGAAGCAACATCCGAACCTACGGCAGGTATCAATGGAACACTTGCAATTGATGGAAGCTATTCGATTTTTCTGTATAAAAATTCCGAAAACAAAGCAGAACTACTGGGAATAGGGGATAACCTTACTGCTCCTAACACCGGAAAAGCTAAAGTCAGGTTTATTCACTTGAATGGTTTTCTGAATAATTCTATTTCCATAAAAACGGGCACGGGCACAGATCTGGCTACTGCAATCCCTTTTGCAAACAGTACCAACTACTTTCAGGTCGATCCTGGAACTAAGTTTATTGCTTCAGGAACCGGCGTAACTACCAATCCGGAAATCGACCTGGGAATCCTCTCGGGTAAGATTTATACCATATGGCTTAGCGGAAGCGCAGCAACGGAATTGAAAGCCTATTCATTCACAGCTAATTAA
- a CDS encoding VTT domain-containing protein produces the protein MEIFSQLVDFILHTDKALVKLVSDYKTWTYLILFLIIFAETGFVVTPFLPGDSMLFAVGALIAKGGTGLDIWVMFLLLSAAAILGNSLNYRLGSFFGVKVFKEGNKILKLEYYNKSHEFFEKHGGKAIMFSRFLPIFRTIAPFVAGVAKMPFGRFTYYNVVGGLGWIGSLLFAGFLLGQIPVIRDNFSIVIITIAVVTFAPVIYAAIKSRIKPKDIIES, from the coding sequence TTGGAAATTTTCTCACAACTGGTAGATTTTATATTACACACCGATAAAGCTTTAGTAAAGCTGGTAAGTGACTATAAAACATGGACTTATCTTATTCTTTTCTTAATTATTTTTGCTGAAACCGGTTTTGTGGTTACTCCATTTTTACCCGGCGACTCTATGCTGTTTGCAGTAGGTGCACTCATCGCAAAAGGAGGCACAGGCCTGGATATCTGGGTCATGTTCCTGCTGTTAAGTGCGGCCGCTATCCTGGGGAACAGTTTAAATTACAGACTCGGCAGTTTCTTTGGCGTGAAAGTCTTTAAAGAAGGAAATAAGATTCTAAAACTCGAATATTACAATAAATCGCATGAATTCTTTGAGAAGCACGGTGGAAAAGCAATTATGTTCAGCCGTTTTCTTCCAATCTTCAGGACAATTGCACCTTTTGTTGCCGGAGTAGCAAAAATGCCTTTTGGCAGGTTTACTTATTACAATGTGGTAGGCGGCCTTGGCTGGATCGGTAGTTTGTTGTTTGCAGGCTTTCTATTAGGGCAAATCCCGGTGATCAGAGATAACTTCTCTATTGTCATCATCACCATTGCCGTCGTTACTTTCGCTCCGGTGATCTACGCAGCAATTAAAAGCAGGATTAAACCTAAAGATATCATCGAAAGCTAA
- a CDS encoding zinc dependent phospholipase C family protein, translating to MKYLLISVMLCAGTFLFCSWGFYAHKRINHLAVFTLHNGINTFYKANIKYLSDHSVDADKRRYADSAEAPRHYLDVEVYESNIDSIPRSYNEALKKYGAEKLSNNGTLPWQIQKSYYQLVNAFKNRDSMKILVYSAYLGHYVADAHVPLHTTQNHNGQLSNQHGIHAFWESRLPELFAEKYNYRVGKAEYIEDPLGKAWKIISHSHALLDSVLTLEARLSASFPAYRKYSFSKRNQQVMRQYSLGYSRAYHEQMNHMVERQMRAAILATGSYWYSAWVDAGQPVLRNLIQKKMSSSDRKKVEEDKRRYDKGKLIGREP from the coding sequence ATGAAGTATTTGCTGATCTCTGTAATGCTATGTGCCGGAACCTTTCTTTTTTGCTCCTGGGGATTCTACGCCCATAAACGGATCAACCATCTTGCTGTTTTTACGCTCCATAACGGCATCAATACTTTCTATAAGGCAAATATCAAATACCTTAGTGATCATTCCGTAGACGCCGACAAACGCCGCTATGCAGACTCTGCCGAGGCGCCAAGACATTACCTTGATGTAGAAGTCTATGAATCGAATATTGATAGCATTCCCAGGAGCTATAATGAGGCGCTAAAAAAATATGGTGCAGAGAAATTAAGCAATAACGGAACGCTGCCCTGGCAGATTCAAAAGTCTTATTATCAACTCGTCAACGCCTTTAAAAACAGGGATTCCATGAAGATACTGGTTTATTCTGCCTACCTCGGGCATTATGTTGCCGATGCACATGTGCCGCTTCATACCACACAAAACCACAACGGACAACTGAGCAATCAACATGGCATCCATGCTTTCTGGGAAAGCCGTTTACCGGAACTGTTTGCCGAAAAGTACAATTACAGGGTCGGCAAGGCGGAATATATAGAGGATCCACTTGGGAAGGCCTGGAAAATCATCAGTCATAGTCATGCCTTACTGGATAGTGTCCTGACCCTGGAAGCCAGGCTTAGTGCCAGCTTTCCTGCGTATAGAAAATATAGCTTTTCGAAAAGAAACCAACAAGTGATGAGACAATATTCTCTAGGTTATTCCAGGGCTTACCATGAACAGATGAACCATATGGTGGAAAGACAGATGCGTGCCGCAATCCTGGCTACAGGCTCCTATTGGTATTCGGCCTGGGTCGATGCCGGGCAACCGGTATTGCGCAACCTGATTCAAAAAAAAATGTCTTCCTCAGACCGGAAAAAGGTCGAGGAAGACAAAAGACGTTATGATAAAGGAAAGCTAATTGGCCGTGAACCTTAG